The genomic region GACATTATGCAACAACAAAGTGATAGCTGTTAGTAttgtaaaataatttgtttactTACATATTTAATTCACTTTTTTATCTACTTTTTGTTTGCAGTGATTGTGGAATGTATGTAGTTGCTTTTGTTGAATATTTGAGCGATGAAATCAGCATTCCAGCTATAAGTTTTCGGAGTGACTATCTTCGCAATAGATATGCTACACTCTTATGGAAGTACGGTATGGACAAGTTCAAGGCGGAATATGTTAGCGATAACGATGATCCTACAAGGCCCAAGAGTTTCTACACTATACCTGCAGAATGTGGACTGATTAATATAGAATAGTTATGTTTTAGTATTGTGTGGAAGATACGATTAATTAGTATTTTGTAATATTCCTTCCCTTCCAACACTGTTTTTCtaagtatttattaatttgaagactgtttttgtcaaaaattgtatttcaattttaattatttttccaatttatgtatcttatacACCAATACTGCCGCTACAATATAactatcatatacataatatatgatACTATATATTCCATAATTGGGTCCACaactaattttcaatttatttagtatCTATTAAAACATGTGGTGGCCTTGATGCAAATCACAAATTAtgataacatattattttcagatACACAATATCCATTCaattattatgtatatgatacacaATTACTATCAAATAATATGTTACAATTGGtacaaaaacaattaagtttCAATATATTTAGTATCATTTAACATGTTGAATCTTGtaacaaatttttatataaagataTAAAGGTAATATCCTATTGTGTATCAGATACAAAATATCCAAATAATTATTACTTATATGATACACAATTtatccaaaatatattttgaactaGAACGTATATGATACTAAATAAAACATCACATAACTTAGTTGTTAGATACAATCTGTTATGCACTAGGTATAAAACAGCTTATCGCAATATATTTTAGTATCAAACAACAGTTTGTCTCTTGTAACATTTAGATaaagttaaaatcaaaccaaatgaTAATATCATATTAGCATATTCAAAATATCCAGAAACTTAGTACACATGAAGCAGGAAAATCCTTAAAAGTAATCTTCAAgaattttttggaaagaaagtACATGTTCTTATATTGTGACCTTCTTGTCCACAACGTCCACAACAATTCGTTTTTGTGCTTAGCTTTTCGTCAggatttttcttcctcttttttcttgGTCTACCAGGCATTTTTTTGTATCTTGGTGGCAAGACGACTTCTTTCAAAACACATTCCAGAGCTGTCCAATCATTTTTGTCTGGCATTGGTTCCATTGGAACTGCATAAGTATTTGCTAATGCATCATGTTTATAGTAATCAGAGCAGTAGGGGTGTACATCTttaatattcttcttcttcaaaatggCCATTGCGTGCGCACAAGGTATCTCGTCATGTTGAAATCTACCACATGAACATGTTTTTCTCTCAAGACAAACAATGTATCTTATCCCACCTTCATACACTGAAAAAATAAACTCAGAAGATGCAACAACCTGCAATTGTTTACAAATTAGAGATATATCACATGTTTTTTCATTTGGTAtacacaacaatataattagAAGTAAAGTTAGATACATAATACTTGTAAGATAAATATGTACCTTCATTGTTGCACATTTTGAAGCGTTTATAATCAATATTTCTTCAAATCTCCTCCCTAATGTTTCCTTTGTATAAGATGCTATTTCTCCATTTTTGCAATTCCAAGAACCAAATAGAATTCTAGCTTCTTCCAGAAAGTCTATAACAGGTAGTTGTCGTGCATCAACAAGGCAACCATTGATACATTCAGCTATATTTGAAGTCATCATTCTTCCACGGTTCACTGTTGCATGAGACCTAGACCACCTCTCATACCCAACATCTTTAAGATACTCCTTTACTCTGCCATCTATTTTTTCCAATTTAGccataaatttttcaaaatcctCTTTTCTATAAGCCTTTGCCATGGAATAAAACAGATCACGTAGTATGGACCTGCTTCTCCTAAAGTTTGAACAAACATTTTTCCAGAAGTGCCATATGTATGCAAAATGAGGAACATTTGGAAAAACAATACTTACACCCTTCTTTATGCTTTCATTTCTGTCAGATACAACACACATTTTATCTCTCTCACCAAATGCATTTTTAAACTGTTGAAAGAACCATATCCATGAACAATCATTTTCCGTGTCAACAATTCCATAAGCTAAAGGCAATATGCAACCTAACATAGAAACACAAAACATTAATTTCCAAAACTCAAACCCTCTCATCATTGGCCTTAATGATATAAAGTTATTTAGTATCATATACGTTCtagttcaaaatatatttaatgataTGAAGTTATTTAGTATCATATATGTTCTAGTTCAAAATTATTCTATATATTGTAGAATATTAAAGttacttcaaaaaataaataaattcataaacaaCCTAATATACCTGCCCCATCGAGTGTACTTGCCGATACAAATGTCCCTCGATAAGCTCCGCTAAGATGtgaagcatcaacaacaacaacaggcCTACATAATTCAAACCCTCTCATCATTGACCTTAATGATATGAATAGAtacataaactcatttttttctgaCTTGTGCATCCTTATATATGAATTTGGATACACAGTttccaatatatatatgtatcttgGCAGCTGTTTATATCCATCAACAGGCTTTCCCCTGATCATTTTCAATGCTTGCTCTTTAGACCTCCATGCTTGCTGGTAAGAAATTTCAACTCCATATAGTGCCCTAATATCAGTAATTATATCGTTGggagtatgtttccttttatgATTCCCCAATATTGGAGCTGTCACACCACTAACAAACCCAATAGTAGCTTGTACCTTACTTAATACCATATCCCTCAATGGACATCTATGTTCACTATTAAAGTATCTAACTTTGAATATGTCTGAATTTTTCCTAACAGAGGCCTTCAATTTCCAACAACAATCATCTGAATAACAGACTAATACGTAGCTGCAATTACACCATATATATTTGTTACTTGATCATGTTTAATGTactaatacataaattaaaacagaagaacaacacaaaatatattattataccaGAAAGTTTAATGAGTACACATTCAATCATGTTCAGATGCAAATTTGATACccaattcaaaattcactaaatatgataatttattgtATCCATTGCTCACAATTTTCAAACTAATCATTTTTCATCTACCATTCTAAATGTATACATAAATAACCATAAGCAATTCAAAACGAACATGATACGTAACACCTACGACGGCACGTAACACATGTTATCAGTGTCATGGTAAACATATTAACaaacactataaaaaaaatgaaaaaaattatcagatAATTTTTTCACATACCTTTTGTTATCAGATCTTTTAACCTTAAAATTGAAGCTattctttattttgtatttttccatTACAGCCTTTAGAGTTGCCTTATCCTTGTACATTTGTTTCACTTCAACAACAGAAATATTTGTATCTGATATATAATTCTTCACCTCCATTTTTGGTATGTAGTATAAATCACCAATTTTTGATTTAACAATGGTTAGAGCCTTTGCGTCGCTTTTTCCACCCTCAACACACACGATTGCACCTGTTGTTGCATCGAAATTTTGTATCTCTTCATCACTTCTATCAGAGGTATCAATGCATAGAGGATACATACCGAATCCCACCTCATGTTTCTTAATTACTATGTACAATTTCACCCCCATATCATTCCGAATACACAATGGAGACGAATTTCCTTCAACAACGTATCTGACCTCAATGTTTTTTTTGAATTCATCAATACCCAATTCAGCTGTAATTGCTGAAATAAGATTCACAAACGAAATATTTTCACAAACCACTATACCATCACTTATGTATCGTTCGTATCTAACATCGCTTTCCCATGATCCAGAATGCCTTAACAAGATCAAAATATTCATGTCGAATCTTCACAAAACAGCGTTCCAAATTTGAGAGAGATAaaacttttattgttttttcgAAAAACAGGGAGAACGTTAGAggattaaaaaaagtaaaaaataagcgtgatttgaaattaaaaaaaaaatttagttagaCGATTATGAACTATTGATTGGTTGAAGGAATAAACGTAACCGTGATTTGTGGGAGTCAAttataatttcagtttttaatcTCTTATTTAACGCATTAAACTGATAACAACAACTTACTAATTTAAGTATCAGCGCGTTATAAATTAAAGTATCAACGCTCCTATTTTATGTATCCGGAAAACactaaataagggatttttggtaattaatgaaagagtagggaaaggaagtaatttctttcctatactatgtcatttgcctaatttttacaataaaaaacGAAGCTGGAAATTTCAAGAGGGCTTTTGGCCCATTTCAGTTGTATATGAGGACTGTATCACactgtatatcagtgtatatgcTGCATATTTTCAACTCCAGGACCTGTTCATTATTTCACCACTGGCTGACTTGATAAAGAGAAGCGGTTGGGCCTCCATGGCCCATTTTGAAGATGCAAGGGAGAACCTATGGAGTCCGATGGACTCAATCGAGGGAGTTCATGCAAGAAAAGACGAAAAGGATTAAGACAAGATAAGGCTAGAATAGATTACTACccaaaaaatagaaattgaTAGACATCAGACAAAGAAAAGGTGAGTTTATTACCTCTTGTGGAGCAGCGAATTCAGGACGAACGAGCTAGCGAAGAGCCTTCCACGACCAACCCCAAACCCCAACGATTCCGACGAACTAAACAGAGGCATACGCGAGCAAAGACAAAGCAAAATTGAATCCTATTGGTCGGCGTTGTATGCTGCTGGAGAATTGGAATTGGGATGGGTTGGTAGTATATTATGAAGTGGGCTACTGCAATTGAGGAAAATTGATAGAATGGATTATTGGATTTGTGTTGGTCTGATGGGTCGGCTGAATTGGCCCAATTTTGGTTGGAAAATTGTATTAAGATAAGGTTAAAAAGGTTAGATTTGCAAATACAAATGGCTAAATGGATTGCAAGTGTAGCAATATAGAATTCAAAACATAGCCGAATTGAGTTAATTCAGTGAATCTGGCTAGAAATTAAACACGATGAattaagattaattaattaacaagcttcttaaattgacgaaataaaataattaaactaaataacttaaaattataaatataaattaaattaaactaatttaattgaatttttaattaaaataaaatctttttgagatgatttttgaatatccataaaatatactaattatataaaaataatatacattatttgaaaattataaaaagtaccaaatctatttaaaataacttgcaaactatattatatatatttttttgaaattttataaaactaattattttaaatcatttgaaattgaagaagttcgatgattaatctataatgtggaggtccaaaattgggtgttaaCATATACTAGGATATGAATAACAAAGGAATGTACCAGAAAAGAAGAAACTAACTAGTATCCACGGACAAGCAAATATCAAAATTACAGTAtctgtttatttttagaaatattagGAAGTATTTtcacatattattattatttaaataaaataacaaaaaaaattattatatcgttttattaatgttatttaaatattaataatatatgaaaatactttataatatttctaaaaataaactgATAGTATATAATTTTGTTGACTACTATCAAAGATACTAGTTAATTTAGAGAATATTTGTGCAATGACTAAATTTCGTAATAatattattcattatatttgaatattaaaGTCATTTaaatcaaatcttttaaaactgtaatcctaattttttttgttattattatttaaatatttataatatatgaaaatactCTATAGTTTTACTAACAATAAATTGATAGCATAATTTTATTGTCCACATTCAGTGGATACTAATTAATTTGGAGAATATTTGTACAATGGATAAATTAggaattaatattattaattatatttgaatattacTCATCATTTAAATCTTAGATTTAGATAATCAGATTGCATaccatgtatatatatttaagttatttcagaaatataat from Solanum stenotomum isolate F172 unplaced genomic scaffold, ASM1918654v1 scaffold782, whole genome shotgun sequence harbors:
- the LOC125853026 gene encoding uncharacterized protein LOC125853026; translated protein: MAKAYRKEDFEKFMAKLEKIDGRVKEYLKDVGYERWSRSHATVNRGRMMTSNIAECINGCLVDARQLPVIDFLEEARILFGSWNCKNGEIASYTKETLGRRFEEILIINASKCATMKVVASSEFIFSVYEGGIRYIVCLERKTCSCGRFQHDEIPCAHAMAILKKKNIKDVHPYCSDYYKHDALANTYAVPMEPMPDKNDWTALECVLKEVVLPPRYKKMPGRPRKKRKKNPDEKLSTKTNCCGRCGQEGHNIRTCTFFPKNS
- the LOC125853027 gene encoding uncharacterized protein LOC125853027 gives rise to the protein MNILILLRHSGSWESDVRYERYISDGIVVCENISFVNLISAITAELGIDEFKKNIEVRYVVEGNSSPLCIRNDMGVKLYIVIKKHEVGFGMYPLCIDTSDRSDEEIQNFDATTGAIVCVEGGKSDAKALTIVKSKIGDLYYIPKMEVKNYISDTNISVVEVKQMYKDKATLKAVMEKYKIKNSFNFKVKRSDNKSYVLVCYSDDCCWKLKASVRKNSDIFKVRYFNSEHRCPLRDMVLSKVQATIGFVSGVTAPILGNHKRKHTPNDIITDIRALYGVEISYQQAWRSKEQALKMIRGKPVDGYKQLPRYIYILETVYPNSYIRMHKSEKNEFMYLFISLRSMMRGFELCRPVVVVDASHLSGAYRGTFVSASTLDGAGCILPLAYGIVDTENDCSWIWFFQQFKNAFGERDKMCVVSDRNESIKKGEKQVHTT